From Candidatus Persebacteraceae bacterium Df01, a single genomic window includes:
- a CDS encoding DNA cytosine methyltransferase, with translation MSKEMISESLLADIMSVSKRTVESWKKNGKVKSLKDGCYSLSDLDYFPQVKAMIESSWNKEQAIKPIKKYNSIELFAGAGGLAIGLEKAGFNSVALNEIDKDACATLRKNRPDWNVIEGNVSNIDFTVYKNIDFLSGGFPCQAFSYAGKKLGFEDTRGTLFFEFVRAIKEIKPKVFLGENVRGLLTHDNGKTLEAIKSVIQEIGYTLIQPKVLKAIFYRVPQKRERLFLVCIRNDLVKYSNFEWPEPFGKILTVKDALLKGNLYDSDCPKSQGQVYPERKKKILAMVPPGGCWVDLPDEIQREYMQKSYFMGGGKTGMARRLSYDSPSLTLTCAPAQKQTERCHPEDTRPLNIREYARIQTFPDKWKFVGSISSQYKQIGNAVPVNLAQAIGRKLIALLNNIENQII, from the coding sequence ATGTCTAAAGAAATGATTTCAGAGTCATTGTTAGCAGACATCATGTCTGTATCTAAGAGAACAGTTGAAAGTTGGAAAAAAAATGGAAAAGTAAAATCACTAAAAGATGGATGCTATTCCTTATCTGATTTAGATTATTTCCCACAGGTAAAAGCAATGATCGAGTCTAGTTGGAATAAAGAACAAGCAATAAAGCCAATTAAAAAATATAACTCAATTGAATTATTTGCTGGAGCAGGTGGATTGGCAATCGGTTTGGAAAAAGCAGGATTTAATTCTGTTGCATTGAATGAAATAGATAAAGATGCTTGCGCAACATTAAGAAAAAATCGCCCTGACTGGAATGTTATTGAAGGTAATGTAAGTAATATAGATTTTACTGTATATAAAAATATTGATTTTTTATCAGGCGGGTTTCCATGCCAAGCATTCTCTTATGCAGGAAAGAAGTTAGGTTTTGAGGATACAAGAGGAACTTTGTTTTTTGAATTTGTAAGAGCAATTAAAGAAATAAAACCTAAAGTGTTTTTAGGTGAAAATGTAAGAGGGCTATTAACTCACGACAATGGAAAAACATTAGAAGCAATTAAGTCTGTTATTCAGGAAATTGGCTATACACTAATTCAACCAAAAGTTTTAAAGGCTATTTTCTACCGAGTTCCACAAAAGAGAGAGAGATTATTCCTCGTTTGTATTCGCAATGATTTAGTTAAATATAGCAATTTTGAATGGCCGGAACCATTTGGTAAAATTTTAACCGTAAAGGATGCTCTATTAAAAGGAAACTTATACGATTCAGATTGTCCAAAATCTCAAGGACAAGTTTACCCTGAAAGGAAAAAGAAAATCTTGGCTATGGTTCCTCCTGGCGGTTGTTGGGTAGATCTTCCTGATGAGATACAGCGGGAATATATGCAGAAAAGTTATTTTATGGGTGGAGGCAAAACAGGGATGGCGAGAAGGCTATCTTACGATAGCCCTAGTTTAACTTTAACGTGTGCACCGGCTCAAAAACAAACTGAAAGATGCCATCCTGAGGATACGAGACCTTTGAATATTAGAGAGTATGCGAGAATTCAAACATTTCCTGATAAGTGGAAGTTTGTGGGTTCAATCAGCAGTCAATATAAACAAATTGGTAATGCCGTTCCTGTAAATTTAGCCCAAGCTATCGGTAGGAAATTAATAGCTTTGCTGAATAATATTGAAAATCAAATTATTTGA
- a CDS encoding AhpC/TSA family protein has product MSLEEELKAKRIQSESSRDKIQVDIMKNATQQLIREGIEKNAFGLGDEIPSFHLPNVHGQQVEIGDLLINGPLIITFYRGSWCPYCNLELRAYQNNLEVIQSHSAQVVAISPELPDSSLSHTKKLVLDFEVLSDAGNVVARKFGLVFKMPDELVKVYKQLNNDLTKHNGNNNWELPIPATYIVESDRKIAFSYVNANYLERVDPQRVVTSLSQLLTK; this is encoded by the coding sequence ATGAGTTTAGAAGAAGAACTAAAAGCTAAGCGTATTCAGTCTGAATCTAGTCGAGACAAAATTCAGGTGGACATAATGAAGAATGCTACCCAACAACTTATAAGAGAAGGAATTGAAAAAAATGCGTTTGGCCTAGGTGATGAAATTCCTTCATTTCATTTACCCAATGTCCATGGCCAACAGGTTGAAATAGGCGACCTGCTTATTAATGGTCCCTTGATCATTACATTTTATCGAGGTAGTTGGTGTCCTTATTGTAATTTAGAGCTGAGAGCTTACCAAAATAATTTAGAGGTTATTCAGTCGCATAGTGCTCAAGTTGTAGCAATTTCTCCAGAGTTACCAGATAGCTCCCTTTCTCATACTAAAAAACTTGTCCTTGATTTTGAAGTGCTCAGTGATGCAGGAAACGTAGTTGCAAGAAAATTTGGCTTAGTATTTAAAATGCCAGATGAATTGGTAAAAGTTTATAAACAGCTAAACAATGACCTCACAAAACATAATGGAAATAATAATTGGGAGCTTCCTATCCCTGCTACTTATATTGTCGAGTCTGATAGAAAAATTGCATTCTCATATGTGAATGCAAATTATTTGGAGCGAGTTGATCCACAACGAGTAGTTACATCACTAAGTCAACTATTAACGAAATAG
- a CDS encoding oxidoreductase, with product MKKWTTSNIPSQSGRTAIVTGANSGLGLETARALANKGAHVILACRSEERGKQALDKIKYDKPQGSVELALLDLSSLESVIKFTQSFKTQYNTLDLLINNAGVMTPPASKTVDGFELQIGVNYLGHFALTAGLFDLLKQGNDPRVITLSSLAHRWGKIELNSFSDISNYNSWREYGQSKIACLMFAIELDERLREAGISMKSSSAHPGGTKTDLQRHNLMSRVLDFMYMEASQGALPSLYCATELSSVSGSYIGPDGWFEMRGYPAPAKIAKQVHDKDCRKQLWDATEKMAEINFDVS from the coding sequence ATGAAAAAATGGACAACATCAAATATACCTTCTCAATCAGGACGGACTGCAATTGTAACTGGAGCAAATTCTGGCTTAGGCCTGGAAACGGCTAGAGCACTTGCAAATAAAGGAGCTCATGTGATATTGGCATGTCGTAGCGAAGAACGAGGGAAGCAAGCTCTGGATAAAATTAAATATGATAAGCCCCAAGGTTCGGTTGAGTTGGCGTTGCTCGATTTATCGAGTCTTGAATCTGTAATTAAATTTACGCAATCATTCAAAACGCAGTACAACACGCTTGATTTGCTTATCAATAATGCAGGTGTGATGACGCCACCAGCCTCAAAGACGGTAGACGGTTTTGAGTTACAGATTGGCGTAAATTATCTTGGTCATTTTGCATTGACTGCAGGGTTATTTGATCTTTTAAAACAAGGAAATGATCCACGAGTGATTACACTCAGTAGCCTTGCACATCGTTGGGGAAAGATTGAATTAAATAGCTTCTCCGATATCAGTAACTACAACTCTTGGAGAGAGTATGGACAAAGTAAAATTGCTTGTTTAATGTTTGCAATAGAATTAGACGAACGTTTACGGGAAGCAGGGATTTCGATGAAGTCTTCATCAGCACATCCAGGTGGCACAAAAACTGATTTACAGAGGCATAATCTAATGTCACGAGTGCTAGACTTTATGTATATGGAAGCAAGCCAAGGGGCACTGCCTTCGCTATATTGTGCTACTGAACTGTCTTCCGTTAGCGGTTCCTATATCGGTCCTGATGGTTGGTTTGAAATGCGCGGGTATCCTGCTCCAGCAAAAATCGCCAAACAAGTGCACGATAAAGATTGTCGAAAGCAATTATGGGATGCTACTGAAAAAATGGCAGAAATCAATTTTGATGTATCTTGA
- the mutM gene encoding bifunctional DNA-formamidopyrimidine glycosylase/DNA-(apurinic or apyrimidinic site) lyase: MPELPEVEIVRRGIAPVIVGQTIDDVIVRERRLRLPVTPQLRQKTRGQQIREVRRRGKYLLIDLEGSVLIIHLGMSGTLYFSPKPPTRKHEHIGWKIGDVFLIYNDPRRFGCVVWSSSAPETHPLLCLLGPEPLSPTFDGIVLRQALKNKRTSIKTALLNGHIVVGVGNIYASESLHKASIHPQTPAHRIGNVRSSRLADSIKIILHQAIDAGGSTIRNFTNVEQASGYFQVQWQVYGRGGQPCTCGGTVRQFKQNGRSTYYCPRCQR; encoded by the coding sequence GTGCCCGAACTGCCTGAAGTAGAAATTGTGCGACGCGGCATTGCGCCGGTTATTGTTGGACAGACAATCGATGACGTTATCGTACGCGAGCGGCGACTACGGCTACCGGTCACACCACAGTTGCGTCAAAAAACCCGAGGACAACAAATACGTGAAGTGCGACGACGTGGAAAATATTTACTAATTGATTTAGAAGGCAGCGTATTAATCATACACTTGGGTATGAGCGGCACGCTATATTTTTCGCCAAAACCACCGACACGCAAGCATGAACACATCGGTTGGAAAATCGGCGATGTTTTTTTAATTTACAATGATCCACGCCGTTTTGGTTGCGTAGTATGGAGCAGCAGTGCACCAGAAACTCACCCGCTACTGTGCCTGTTGGGACCGGAACCGCTATCACCAACATTTGATGGTATTGTCTTACGACAAGCGCTAAAAAATAAACGAACGTCGATTAAAACAGCACTTTTGAATGGCCACATCGTTGTCGGCGTAGGCAACATTTATGCTAGTGAATCGCTACACAAAGCCAGCATTCACCCACAAACACCAGCTCACCGCATTGGTAATGTACGCTCATCACGGCTTGCCGATTCCATTAAAATAATATTGCACCAAGCGATTGATGCCGGTGGCTCCACTATCCGAAACTTCACCAACGTTGAACAAGCATCCGGTTATTTTCAAGTACAATGGCAAGTGTATGGTCGCGGCGGACAACCCTGTACTTGCGGTGGCACTGTGCGGCAATTCAAACAAAACGGTCGCTCTACCTATTATTGCCCACGTTGTCAGCGATAA
- a CDS encoding RidA family protein has translation MTSHKLISGSSDYEKKIGYSRAVVDGNYVFVSGTTGFDYKTMTISDSVIKQANQCFKNIGYVLIKAGSSLDDVVRVHYIFPNKLDFEPCWPVFKKYLGIACPAATMFVAQLLDDRMKLEIEVTAKIKNT, from the coding sequence ATGACATCTCACAAATTAATTTCTGGCAGTTCTGATTACGAAAAAAAAATTGGTTACTCTAGGGCCGTTGTTGATGGTAATTATGTGTTTGTTTCAGGCACTACCGGTTTTGATTATAAAACCATGACCATTTCAGATAGTGTAATTAAACAAGCTAATCAATGTTTTAAAAACATTGGATATGTACTCATAAAGGCAGGATCTAGTTTAGATGATGTAGTACGTGTTCATTATATATTTCCAAACAAATTAGATTTTGAACCTTGTTGGCCGGTATTTAAGAAATACTTAGGCATTGCTTGCCCAGCAGCAACTATGTTTGTTGCTCAATTACTTGATGATAGAATGAAACTTGAAATCGAAGTTACCGCTAAAATAAAAAACACTTAA
- a CDS encoding carbonic anhydrase family protein yields MKTLTENMQKSITPEKALNLLKEGNNRFINNLKANRNLLQQANETSEYQYPFAIILSCIDSRTSAEIIFDQGLGDIFSVRIAGNIINEDILGSMEFACKIAGAKIITILGHSNCGAIKGACDHLEMGNLTTLLSKIRPAIDDEKTVTENRNSGNEDFVKKVTLINVQCAMKSITQRSPILKEMIENNQIRLVGGIHNIASGEVTFYSVLPNKLL; encoded by the coding sequence ATGAAAACCTTAACAGAAAACATGCAAAAATCTATTACCCCAGAAAAAGCTCTAAATTTATTAAAGGAAGGCAACAACCGTTTTATAAATAATTTGAAAGCAAATCGTAATCTATTACAACAGGCTAATGAAACCTCAGAATATCAGTACCCATTTGCAATAATATTAAGTTGTATTGACTCGAGAACTTCAGCTGAAATTATTTTTGACCAAGGTCTTGGTGATATATTTAGTGTGCGCATAGCTGGAAATATTATTAATGAAGATATTTTAGGTAGCATGGAATTTGCCTGTAAAATAGCCGGCGCTAAAATTATTACTATTTTAGGTCACAGCAATTGCGGTGCTATTAAAGGTGCTTGTGACCATCTTGAAATGGGGAATCTAACAACATTACTTTCTAAAATACGTCCAGCAATAGATGACGAAAAAACAGTGACAGAAAACCGCAACTCCGGAAACGAAGATTTTGTTAAAAAAGTAACGCTTATCAATGTACAATGTGCCATGAAAAGCATTACGCAAAGAAGCCCAATATTAAAAGAAATGATAGAGAATAATCAAATACGTCTTGTTGGAGGTATTCATAACATAGCTTCAGGCGAAGTTACTTTTTATTCAGTCCTTCCTAACAAATTGCTCTAG
- a CDS encoding uracil-DNA glycosylase family protein, whose amino-acid sequence MKSYSSLLREVGACKICNEHLPLGPRPVLQFNPMAKILIAGQAPGKKVHESGIPFDDASGKRLREWLGVSREVFYDPQQIAILPMGFCFPGSGKSGDLPPRPECELTWRKLLLERLHKLEITLVLGQYAQAYHFGNANSSVTELVSSWRQYWPKVVPLPHPSPRNNRWLKNNPWFETALLPKLRERVSEVLA is encoded by the coding sequence GTGAAGTCTTATTCGTCATTACTACGTGAAGTTGGTGCTTGTAAAATTTGTAATGAACACCTGCCTCTAGGACCTAGGCCTGTTTTGCAGTTTAACCCAATGGCGAAGATCTTAATAGCTGGACAAGCACCAGGAAAAAAAGTGCACGAATCTGGTATACCATTTGATGACGCTAGCGGAAAACGCTTACGCGAATGGTTGGGGGTAAGTCGTGAGGTTTTTTATGATCCGCAACAAATTGCAATTTTACCTATGGGTTTTTGTTTTCCTGGTTCAGGAAAATCAGGAGACCTTCCGCCAAGACCAGAATGTGAGCTCACTTGGCGCAAGCTACTTTTGGAACGTCTGCATAAACTGGAAATTACATTAGTGCTTGGACAATACGCACAGGCTTATCATTTTGGTAACGCCAATTCTTCCGTAACCGAACTGGTTAGTTCATGGCGCCAGTATTGGCCGAAGGTGGTTCCCCTGCCACACCCTAGCCCAAGAAATAATCGTTGGTTAAAGAATAATCCGTGGTTTGAGACAGCGTTGCTACCGAAACTTCGTGAACGAGTTTCAGAGGTATTAGCATAA
- the prmC gene encoding peptide chain release factor N(5)-glutamine methyltransferase, which yields MIETIGTLLANGTQQLATQCGEKTAFIEARVLLRHIVDDADDATLIRKENNEVTATVREAFEHNVQRRLTGEPVAYIVGNCEFMGLDFITTPAALVPRPETEEMTEAALLHLPEDTGRVLDMGAGCGAIGLSIAHLKKQIHVLLADTSEDTLALAQKNAHHLGVNNAQFHHGNWFSQMGNERFDLIVSNPPYVAANDEVLATLRYEPILALVGGNDGLDGLRQVIVGAPQHLTAGGVLMVEHGAQQATAVRMLFASAGFCGVCCCNDLAGLPRITFAVRGGGHIL from the coding sequence ATGATTGAAACTATCGGCACGCTGTTGGCAAACGGTACCCAGCAATTAGCAACACAGTGCGGCGAGAAAACCGCGTTCATTGAAGCACGAGTGCTGTTACGCCATATTGTTGACGATGCCGATGACGCTACGCTGATCAGAAAAGAAAATAATGAAGTCACCGCGACAGTGCGCGAAGCTTTTGAACACAATGTGCAACGGCGATTAACCGGCGAGCCGGTAGCATATATTGTCGGTAACTGTGAATTTATGGGACTGGATTTCATAACCACACCAGCGGCGCTGGTGCCGCGCCCTGAAACCGAAGAAATGACAGAAGCCGCACTATTACATCTACCCGAAGATACCGGGCGAGTATTGGACATGGGTGCCGGCTGCGGCGCTATCGGATTATCCATCGCCCATCTTAAAAAACAAATACACGTCTTACTTGCCGACACCAGCGAAGACACACTAGCATTGGCACAAAAAAACGCCCACCACTTGGGTGTGAACAATGCCCAATTTCATCACGGCAACTGGTTTTCGCAAATGGGTAACGAACGGTTTGATTTAATCGTTTCTAATCCGCCCTACGTTGCTGCAAATGATGAGGTGCTAGCGACACTACGCTACGAACCTATTCTGGCACTAGTCGGCGGCAACGATGGATTAGACGGGTTACGTCAGGTCATTGTCGGCGCACCACAACACTTAACCGCTGGCGGTGTGCTGATGGTAGAACACGGAGCACAGCAAGCAACGGCAGTGCGAATGTTGTTTGCCAGTGCCGGCTTTTGCGGGGTGTGCTGTTGCAACGACTTGGCCGGATTACCACGCATAACATTTGCGGTTCGTGGTGGCGGACACATTTTATAA
- a CDS encoding HesA/MoeB/ThiF family protein: protein MNDTLLQRYSRHILLDDIGIEGQERLLSAQALIIGAGGLGSPAALYLAAAGVNLTLCDDDDVDLTNLQRQILHTTPHIGMAKIDSAKKSLTALNPHCHVEIVNERLNKKNAAHLIIAADVVLDCSDNYATRHLINRCCTKYSKPLVFGAAIGFTGQMTVFDSRNAQSPCYNCLFSENDEAVETRCALMGVLAPLTGIIGCLQATETVKLIAAPHTSSLAGRLLLVDARDMCWREVQVPRDTECEVCCVRA from the coding sequence ATGAACGATACACTCTTACAGCGCTATAGTCGCCACATCTTGCTGGATGATATCGGCATTGAAGGACAAGAACGGCTACTATCCGCTCAAGCATTAATTATCGGCGCAGGCGGACTAGGCTCTCCTGCAGCACTATATCTGGCTGCTGCCGGTGTCAACCTTACCCTGTGCGATGATGATGACGTGGATTTAACCAATCTGCAGCGACAGATATTACACACTACACCGCACATCGGCATGGCAAAAATTGATTCTGCAAAAAAGTCGCTAACCGCGCTTAATCCGCATTGCCATGTAGAAATCGTAAACGAACGATTAAATAAAAAAAATGCTGCTCACCTCATTATCGCCGCCGATGTGGTGCTGGATTGCTCTGACAACTACGCCACACGGCATCTTATCAACCGTTGCTGCACAAAATACAGTAAGCCACTAGTGTTTGGTGCCGCTATTGGCTTCACTGGTCAAATGACAGTTTTTGATTCGCGCAATGCACAATCACCCTGTTACAACTGCCTGTTTTCCGAAAACGACGAAGCTGTTGAAACGCGCTGTGCATTAATGGGAGTTCTGGCACCGCTAACTGGCATTATAGGCTGCCTACAAGCAACGGAAACCGTAAAGCTCATTGCCGCACCACACACTAGTTCATTGGCTGGACGTCTGTTGCTGGTGGACGCACGAGACATGTGCTGGCGCGAGGTACAAGTGCCTCGCGATACGGAATGTGAGGTATGCTGTGTCCGGGCGTAA
- a CDS encoding peroxiredoxin: protein MNKQVLPDNLPVPEDDGACAHLEGMCFPLLSFETTEGSIVLAKLPKTTVVYIYPRSSADSVDPEGWDAIPGARGCSPQGCAFRDHQLELSTLGASVFGLATQDVSYLRSEVARLHLPFPLISDSQLQLKEALNIPILEMKVNGASFYKRITLILRERHIVKVFYPVFPPDKNAENVIEWLKGNPL, encoded by the coding sequence ATGAATAAACAAGTTCTTCCAGATAATTTACCAGTACCAGAGGATGATGGTGCATGTGCCCATCTTGAAGGGATGTGCTTTCCTTTACTTTCGTTTGAAACAACAGAGGGTTCTATTGTTTTGGCAAAATTACCAAAAACAACTGTAGTTTATATCTACCCCAGATCATCTGCCGATAGTGTTGACCCAGAGGGTTGGGACGCCATTCCAGGGGCTCGAGGCTGTTCTCCTCAAGGATGTGCCTTCCGCGACCATCAACTTGAACTTTCAACCCTCGGCGCCAGTGTATTTGGGCTTGCAACTCAAGATGTATCTTATTTGCGAAGCGAAGTGGCAAGACTACACCTGCCGTTTCCACTTATTAGTGATAGTCAACTCCAGTTAAAGGAAGCGTTAAATATTCCAATATTAGAAATGAAAGTTAATGGGGCGAGTTTCTATAAACGCATAACACTAATACTTCGGGAAAGACATATTGTTAAGGTGTTTTATCCTGTATTTCCACCCGATAAAAATGCTGAAAATGTAATTGAGTGGCTGAAGGGTAACCCACTCTGA
- the hemA gene encoding glutamyl-tRNA reductase, which produces MSQLFSIGADHRMASQAVREMLSISTEAVADKLRQLRAKQYVQEAAIVSTCNRTEIYCLTDQPAQVAHWLAGDHSGALFQLCARDAVRRAFCVASGIESQIIGEPEITGQIKRAADIARKNGDSGVIINRLLEKALSAAKAVRQETDIGRRPLSYCGLVAQAAAGIFPNLTDVAALFVGTGDMSRAGMKMFAARGVRRLAVASRNAEKAAMVAQTANGEGIAISRLPGILNEFDIVVSATASQVPIIGKGAVEQALLKRRHRPMIFADLGVPRDLESEIDKLPDAFVYTLDQLGEQAARSQVAREEAAKTAESIITRHVTDFCNWLQQRTQAPAVRAVRESAESAREREAQAAIARLQRGEDPQTVINDFSRRLTNKILHHPTILLNQQVDDKADD; this is translated from the coding sequence GTGTCACAATTATTTTCCATTGGCGCCGACCATCGCATGGCATCACAAGCAGTGCGTGAGATGCTCAGCATTTCCACCGAAGCGGTGGCTGACAAGCTCCGCCAGCTGCGTGCCAAACAGTATGTACAAGAAGCCGCCATTGTCTCCACCTGTAATCGTACCGAAATATACTGCCTCACCGACCAACCAGCACAAGTAGCGCACTGGCTTGCTGGCGACCACAGTGGCGCGCTGTTTCAACTGTGTGCACGTGATGCCGTGCGCCGTGCCTTTTGCGTGGCTAGTGGTATTGAATCGCAAATAATCGGCGAACCGGAAATTACCGGACAAATCAAGCGTGCCGCTGATATTGCACGGAAAAATGGCGATTCCGGCGTCATTATCAATCGTCTGCTGGAAAAAGCACTTTCCGCCGCAAAAGCCGTACGACAAGAAACCGACATTGGTCGCCGCCCACTTTCCTATTGCGGGCTGGTAGCACAGGCTGCCGCCGGCATTTTTCCTAATCTGACAGACGTTGCCGCACTTTTTGTCGGCACCGGAGACATGAGTCGTGCCGGCATGAAAATGTTTGCTGCTCGTGGTGTGCGCCGACTGGCAGTGGCCAGCCGAAATGCTGAAAAAGCGGCGATGGTGGCACAAACTGCCAACGGTGAAGGGATTGCCATTTCTCGCCTGCCGGGAATACTGAACGAATTTGATATTGTTGTATCTGCAACCGCCAGCCAAGTGCCTATTATCGGCAAAGGTGCGGTGGAACAAGCGCTACTCAAACGTCGTCACCGACCGATGATATTTGCTGATTTAGGAGTACCGCGTGATTTGGAAAGTGAAATTGATAAACTGCCGGACGCTTTTGTGTACACGCTGGACCAACTTGGTGAACAGGCTGCTCGTTCGCAAGTAGCACGAGAGGAAGCCGCAAAAACAGCAGAATCTATCATTACCCGCCATGTAACTGACTTTTGTAACTGGTTACAACAGCGCACACAAGCACCTGCAGTGCGTGCTGTCCGTGAAAGCGCTGAATCAGCACGGGAACGAGAAGCTCAAGCTGCCATTGCCCGCCTGCAGCGTGGAGAAGACCCACAAACGGTAATTAACGATTTTTCCCGGCGGCTTACCAACAAAATTTTACATCACCCCACCATATTGTTAAATCAACAAGTGGATGATAAGGCAGACGATTAA
- the prfA gene encoding peptide chain release factor 1: MLASWLQKKLETDEHRLCDIERQMTEEPGTEWQALSKEYGKLLSPVEKFRRWREATEKIHELQEMNSDPELAELAREECEQTATERNILEKELRRLFTSDNDNDERNCFLEIRAAVGGNESCLFAGDLFRMYSRYAESRSWRMEIVSQTAGEAGGRKEIISRIIGHGAYGVLRRESGAHRVQRVPETESQGRVHTSVVTVAVMAEAGADDNLNIVSSDLRVETFRSSGAGGQHVNTTDSAVRITHLPTGTVVECQDDRSQHKNRERAMGVLHARIGEQKRRERHEKEASERRSLVGKGERSDRIRTYNFPQGRLTDHRIGLTLYKLPTIMEGEIDEVLDALTDFEYGEMCDD, from the coding sequence ATGTTAGCAAGCTGGCTACAAAAAAAACTAGAAACTGATGAACATCGCTTGTGCGATATTGAGCGGCAGATGACCGAAGAGCCAGGAACGGAGTGGCAAGCACTATCCAAAGAATATGGCAAATTGCTTTCACCAGTAGAAAAATTCCGTCGCTGGCGCGAAGCGACAGAAAAAATACACGAACTGCAGGAAATGAATAGTGACCCCGAGCTGGCAGAACTTGCGCGTGAAGAATGCGAGCAAACGGCAACTGAGCGCAACATATTAGAAAAAGAATTACGGCGGCTATTCACCTCGGACAATGACAATGATGAACGTAATTGTTTTTTGGAAATTCGTGCGGCAGTGGGCGGCAACGAATCGTGCCTGTTTGCCGGTGATTTATTTCGCATGTACAGCCGTTACGCCGAATCGCGCAGTTGGCGGATGGAGATCGTCTCCCAAACTGCAGGAGAAGCGGGCGGGCGCAAAGAAATTATCAGCCGTATCATTGGCCACGGTGCGTACGGGGTATTGCGCCGCGAATCCGGCGCTCATCGCGTTCAGCGAGTGCCAGAAACCGAATCTCAAGGGCGAGTGCACACTTCAGTGGTAACTGTAGCAGTCATGGCTGAGGCAGGCGCCGATGATAACTTAAATATTGTTTCAAGCGACTTACGCGTTGAAACATTTCGCTCTTCTGGCGCTGGCGGTCAACACGTTAATACCACTGACTCCGCAGTGCGCATTACGCACCTTCCTACCGGTACAGTGGTGGAATGCCAAGACGATCGCTCTCAACACAAAAATCGTGAACGTGCGATGGGCGTGTTACATGCACGCATTGGCGAACAAAAACGCCGTGAACGGCACGAAAAAGAAGCCAGTGAACGACGTAGCTTAGTGGGCAAAGGCGAGCGCTCCGACCGCATCCGAACTTACAATTTTCCACAAGGGCGCCTAACCGACCACCGTATCGGTCTGACACTATATAAACTGCCAACGATTATGGAAGGAGAGATTGACGAGGTATTAGATGCACTAACTGATTTTGAATATGGTGAGATGTGTGATGATTGA
- a CDS encoding Eco47II family restriction endonuclease, protein MGNYDLSFISDQDLYNHTKDTVEKYRFQVDLAKFNKNLIDPIKLTFDSKVYDRDIQSVIESEIVRQMDKSNTNHIGYFHQNIFSYIGDGWSVPTNGYDIVNLGEQYYVEMKNKHNTMNSSSSQKTYMRMQATLLNNPNAKCMLVEVIARNSQNIIWNVSLDGNPISTENIRRVSIDKFYELVTGRKTAFKELCEQLPKVIEDIVNDIELDDKSNTVLTELKQISPNLLKSLYLLSFEKYEGFSNFNV, encoded by the coding sequence TTGGGCAATTACGATCTTAGCTTCATTAGCGATCAAGATTTGTACAATCACACTAAGGATACAGTGGAAAAGTACAGATTTCAGGTTGATTTAGCTAAGTTTAACAAAAATCTTATTGACCCGATAAAATTAACTTTTGATTCAAAAGTATACGACAGAGATATACAGAGCGTGATTGAGAGTGAAATTGTTAGACAGATGGACAAATCTAATACTAATCACATCGGCTACTTCCATCAAAATATTTTTAGCTATATTGGTGATGGTTGGAGTGTGCCAACAAATGGCTATGATATTGTCAATTTAGGTGAGCAGTATTATGTTGAAATGAAAAATAAGCATAATACTATGAACTCATCATCTTCTCAGAAAACCTATATGAGGATGCAAGCTACGCTTTTAAATAATCCTAATGCAAAATGTATGCTTGTCGAAGTTATTGCTAGAAACAGTCAGAATATTATTTGGAATGTTAGCTTAGATGGAAATCCTATTTCAACTGAAAACATTAGACGAGTTTCAATTGATAAATTTTATGAACTTGTAACAGGTAGAAAAACCGCATTTAAAGAACTTTGCGAACAGTTGCCAAAAGTTATTGAGGATATTGTTAATGATATAGAACTAGATGATAAATCTAATACTGTATTGACAGAATTAAAGCAAATATCGCCCAATTTACTTAAAAGTCTCTACTTATTATCCTTTGAAAAATATGAAGGGTTCAGTAATTTTAATGTCTAA